The following proteins come from a genomic window of Microbacterium sp. JZ31:
- a CDS encoding LacI family DNA-binding transcriptional regulator: MAGRTGRATMKDVALLAGVSPKTVSNVVTGTTFVRPDTVARVQAAMDTLQFVPNLSARGLRNGRSGTIAAALPDLATAFSGALLHCLVEVAHERGFALQVEETAAEPGREYALLSRARAHLVDGLILNPIRLEDSAVAGAEHLPPVVLIGEVEEPQTDHVGIDSRGAARDITRHVIERGARRIAVVGGDRDPERATATSRLRLAGYHDALEEAGIARDTTLEVHHFPWTPESGASAVGELIARDAAFDAVVAFTDSIASGVLHALHARGIRVPDDVLVTGFDDVELSRFTTPQLTTVRFDLALFAREAVGLLESRMSDRSRPPRSVTVPHEIVVRASTTRAS; this comes from the coding sequence ATGGCGGGGAGGACCGGGCGCGCCACCATGAAGGACGTGGCGCTGCTGGCGGGCGTGTCGCCCAAGACGGTGTCGAACGTCGTCACGGGCACGACCTTCGTGCGCCCCGACACCGTCGCGCGCGTCCAGGCCGCGATGGACACGCTGCAGTTCGTGCCCAATCTCAGCGCCCGCGGCCTGCGCAACGGGCGATCCGGCACGATCGCGGCCGCGCTGCCGGACCTCGCGACGGCGTTCTCCGGGGCGCTGCTGCACTGCCTCGTCGAGGTCGCACACGAGCGCGGCTTCGCCCTGCAGGTGGAGGAGACGGCAGCCGAACCGGGGCGGGAGTACGCGCTGCTGTCCCGCGCGCGTGCCCATCTCGTGGACGGGCTGATCCTGAATCCGATCCGTCTCGAGGACAGCGCCGTCGCCGGGGCCGAGCACCTGCCGCCTGTGGTCCTGATCGGGGAGGTGGAGGAGCCGCAGACGGATCACGTGGGCATCGACAGCCGCGGCGCCGCTCGCGACATCACGCGGCACGTGATCGAGCGGGGCGCGCGACGGATCGCCGTGGTCGGCGGCGACCGTGACCCCGAGCGGGCCACCGCGACCAGCCGGCTGCGTCTGGCGGGCTATCACGATGCGCTCGAGGAGGCGGGGATCGCGAGGGACACCACGCTCGAGGTGCATCACTTCCCGTGGACGCCGGAATCCGGGGCATCCGCTGTCGGCGAGCTGATCGCCCGGGATGCGGCGTTCGATGCGGTCGTGGCGTTCACCGATTCGATCGCGAGCGGAGTGCTGCACGCCCTGCACGCGCGGGGCATCCGCGTGCCCGACGATGTGCTCGTGACCGGCTTCGACGACGTCGAGCTCTCGCGGTTCACCACGCCACAGCTGACGACGGTGCGGTTCGACCTCGCCCTGTTCGCGCGCGAGGCCGTCGGCCTGCTCGAGAGCCGGATGAGCGATCGCTCGCGCCCGCCGCGCTCGGTCACGGTGCCGCACGAGATCGTCGTGCGTGCCAGCACCACCCGCGCGAGCTGA
- a CDS encoding bifunctional hydroxymethylpyrimidine kinase/phosphomethylpyrimidine kinase, whose product MTGPRRVPRVLSIAGTDPTGGAGIQADLKSIAANGGYGMAVVTALVAQNTRGVRSVHVPPVAFLAEQLDSVSDDVEIDAVKIGMLATADVIRAVREWLDRVDPPVVVLDPVMVATSGDRLLDEDAEEALRQLSSRAHLLTPNIPELAILADEPTADDWTAVVAQAARVSARYGVRVLAKGGHLAGADLPDALVDARGEAVAVAEFPGVRIDTTNTHGTGCSLSSALAARYARSSDWIEAVGESKRWLAESIRHGASLEVGSGHGPVSHLAGLWERGGTVTRPTADEVETDWWEDIREIRAGIDEVSFLQGLGDGTLDRSAFLWYLAQDALYLRDYSRVLAAASGLAPTPDEQAFWAGAAQGAIAAELQLHESWLTPDALEAVRPSETTTAYLDHLLACAARGDYAVLIAALLPCFWLYQDVGTRLSALSHPEHPYVSWLDTYADEAFAASTRRAIDIVARVAAAEGEHRRAAMREAFRISSAHELAFFAAPTSPSRASALT is encoded by the coding sequence GTGACCGGGCCGCGGCGCGTGCCCCGGGTGCTGAGCATCGCGGGCACCGACCCGACCGGTGGCGCGGGCATCCAGGCGGATCTGAAGAGCATCGCCGCGAACGGCGGCTACGGCATGGCGGTGGTCACCGCGCTCGTCGCGCAGAACACGCGCGGCGTCCGTTCGGTGCACGTGCCACCGGTCGCCTTCCTCGCCGAGCAGCTCGATTCGGTGTCCGACGACGTGGAGATCGACGCGGTCAAGATCGGGATGCTCGCCACGGCGGACGTCATTCGCGCCGTTCGGGAGTGGCTCGATCGCGTCGACCCGCCGGTGGTGGTGCTCGACCCGGTGATGGTCGCCACGAGCGGCGACCGCCTGCTCGATGAGGACGCCGAGGAGGCGCTGCGCCAGCTGAGCTCGCGCGCTCACCTGCTCACCCCGAACATCCCGGAGCTGGCGATCCTCGCCGATGAGCCGACGGCGGACGACTGGACGGCGGTCGTGGCGCAGGCGGCGCGCGTCTCCGCGCGTTACGGCGTGCGCGTGCTCGCGAAGGGCGGGCACCTCGCGGGAGCCGATCTGCCCGACGCCCTCGTCGATGCGCGCGGAGAGGCGGTCGCGGTCGCCGAGTTCCCCGGCGTCCGCATCGACACGACGAACACGCACGGCACCGGCTGCTCGCTGTCCTCCGCGCTCGCGGCCCGGTACGCGCGCTCGAGCGACTGGATCGAAGCGGTGGGGGAGTCCAAGCGCTGGCTCGCCGAGAGCATCCGCCACGGCGCGAGCCTCGAGGTCGGCTCGGGTCACGGACCGGTCAGCCATCTCGCCGGCCTCTGGGAACGCGGCGGCACCGTCACCCGCCCCACCGCGGACGAGGTCGAGACCGACTGGTGGGAGGACATCCGGGAGATCCGAGCGGGGATCGACGAGGTCTCCTTCCTCCAGGGACTGGGAGACGGCACTCTCGACCGCAGCGCGTTCCTCTGGTACCTCGCGCAGGACGCGCTCTACCTCCGCGACTACTCCCGCGTGCTCGCGGCGGCCAGCGGCCTCGCGCCGACACCCGACGAGCAGGCGTTCTGGGCCGGAGCCGCGCAGGGGGCCATCGCGGCGGAGCTGCAGCTGCACGAGAGCTGGCTCACACCCGACGCGCTCGAGGCCGTCCGCCCCAGCGAGACGACGACCGCGTATCTCGATCATCTCCTCGCCTGCGCCGCCCGCGGCGATTACGCGGTCCTGATCGCGGCGCTGCTGCCGTGCTTCTGGCTCTACCAGGATGTCGGAACGAGGCTGAGCGCCCTTTCGCATCCCGAGCATCCATACGTGTCCTGGCTCGACACCTACGCCGACGAAGCGTTCGCGGCCTCGACGCGGCGAGCGATCGACATCGTGGCACGCGTCGCGGCCGCGGAAGGGGAGCACAGGCGAGCAGCCATGCGCGAGGCGTTCCGGATCTCGTCCGCCCACGAGCTCGCGTTCTTCGCCGCGCCGACCTCGCCGTCGCGGGCCTCCGCGCTCACCTGA
- the thiE gene encoding thiamine phosphate synthase: MNVDLSVYLVTDARLAEAAGHDLVELVEAAARGGVTAVQVREKDASARAFLDTVLRIAEALPAEVALLVNDRVDVFLAARDAGARVAGVHVGQSDLPVTAVRRMVGPDAVIGLSASTPEQLRLAAASPAGVGYVGIGAVHATATKKDAPEPLGLARFAALVAESALPAVGIGGVTRADLPAMRSARAAGAAVVSAICSAPDPASAARELRAAWGAAS; this comes from the coding sequence GTGAACGTCGATCTGTCGGTGTACCTCGTGACGGATGCGCGCCTGGCAGAGGCGGCCGGGCACGACCTGGTCGAGCTGGTGGAGGCGGCCGCACGAGGCGGCGTGACGGCGGTGCAGGTGCGCGAGAAGGATGCGTCCGCCCGGGCGTTCCTCGACACGGTGCTGCGCATCGCCGAGGCGCTGCCTGCCGAGGTGGCGCTCCTGGTGAACGACCGCGTCGACGTGTTCCTCGCCGCACGGGACGCCGGAGCCCGGGTGGCCGGTGTGCACGTCGGCCAGTCCGACCTCCCCGTGACGGCGGTGCGCCGGATGGTCGGCCCGGATGCCGTCATCGGCCTGAGCGCATCCACACCGGAGCAGCTGCGTCTCGCCGCCGCGAGTCCCGCCGGAGTGGGCTACGTCGGAATCGGAGCCGTGCATGCGACGGCGACGAAGAAGGATGCGCCGGAGCCGCTGGGGCTCGCCCGGTTCGCCGCGCTGGTGGCCGAGAGCGCACTGCCCGCGGTCGGGATCGGGGGAGTGACGAGAGCCGACCTTCCGGCCATGCGCTCGGCACGTGCCGCCGGAGCGGCCGTCGTCTCGGCGATCTGCTCCGCCCCCGACCCCGCGTCCGCCGCCCGCGAGCTGCGCGCGGCGTGGGGAGCGGCGTCGTGA
- the thiM gene encoding hydroxyethylthiazole kinase has translation MTRTPENLLDFACSALDEVRAQAPLVQCITNSVVTGFTANVLLALGASAAMVDIPGEAGPFAGVASGLLVNLGTPTGEQREAMREAVAAANDAGTPWVLDPVAVGSLPVRTPLSHALRDLRPAVVRGNASEIIAVTGAGAGGRGVDAADGVDAALPSALSLAERIGGIVAVSGPVDVVTDGRDVVRIANGDALLTRITGGGCALGAVLAAFAAVHDDRFATTVAAIAVYTVAAELAAERASGPGSFSGAFLDALAALDAATLRRRAELS, from the coding sequence ATGACGCGCACGCCGGAAAACCTGCTCGATTTCGCCTGCTCCGCTCTGGACGAGGTGCGCGCTCAGGCGCCTCTCGTGCAGTGCATCACCAACAGTGTGGTGACGGGCTTCACCGCCAACGTCCTCCTTGCCCTCGGCGCATCGGCCGCGATGGTGGACATCCCCGGCGAGGCCGGCCCGTTCGCGGGCGTGGCATCCGGACTCCTCGTGAACCTCGGAACACCGACCGGTGAGCAGCGGGAGGCGATGCGCGAGGCCGTGGCGGCGGCGAACGACGCCGGAACGCCGTGGGTGCTCGATCCGGTCGCCGTCGGCTCCCTGCCGGTGCGCACCCCGCTCAGCCATGCCCTGCGCGACCTGCGCCCGGCCGTGGTGCGGGGGAACGCCTCGGAGATCATCGCGGTGACCGGGGCGGGCGCGGGCGGGCGCGGCGTGGACGCCGCCGACGGGGTGGATGCCGCCCTCCCGTCCGCCCTGTCGCTCGCGGAGCGCATTGGGGGGATCGTCGCGGTCTCGGGTCCCGTGGACGTGGTTACGGACGGACGGGACGTCGTGAGGATCGCCAACGGGGACGCACTGCTGACGAGGATCACCGGCGGCGGCTGCGCGCTCGGCGCCGTCCTCGCCGCCTTCGCCGCCGTGCACGACGACCGGTTCGCCACGACGGTCGCCGCGATCGCGGTGTACACGGTCGCCGCCGAGCTCGCCGCGGAACGCGCGTCCGGGCCGGGCAGCTTCTCGGGGGCGTTCCTCGACGCGCTCGCCGCCCTCGACGCAGCGACGCTTCGCCGCCGGGCCGAGCTGTCGTGA
- a CDS encoding alpha-L-rhamnosidase C-terminal domain-containing protein, with translation MRRGASVGAVGALVAALAMSTGSALPAAAGPSEWQDEVLGTGETDLVPEVVAGVSGDVANATALVAEGTGSATLTWDGEGHAPHVILDYGPIVGGLPYFTAESTSGTVGIQMAYSESLRYVIRKYESRLVKPAAAGDDTVHPTSTSHLSPGQSLVIGSGDDQETVEIVSVGLAAQTSTAIAPIAAGATHVEVTDTEDFSVGSELLIGTGAALQSATVTEVGRPSSRTTLAVAAAAGDTNIKLGSGSRWQAGDVLAVNGESVTVTSVGTQGPAGSDLGITPLRAAQPAGAPVVFDGTGVSFAPAVTEAFPAGTTVRTPRSGVEVEPLGRSHPADAPVSSTPGVAAGDDAGFLGAGVGSPRNSVFEVTGAGTYITPANALQGGIRFHAVTLTTPGTVTISKVGVESKFPNYAADDYRGWFLSSDETLNDIWYTGAYTVDTNMVPAGAQNSSTFPVILDGAKRDRRIWAGDLFNAGRSTYTAFGYGAQGSDYVSNSIDVLGARQATDGSVPGESANWTSTPPTADFYSTAYSLYFPIGVVDYFRYSGDLTFGIEQYDRLKAQMDYNRSQANPDGLIVTTDADGRDWDFYDGGRAGTVTATNVLYYRALTEAAWLARHLIENDPDDPAAATWAADKAAWESRAAQVKKAINDTLFDSARGVYKTSDVDTNGRSGDAVPQDANVMAILWGVAPDDRVDGILAYLKANLWGEQGPQPFSSEANNATLISTHISGFELAARFEAGNADDALTLIKTLWARMADPSNPFYTGAFWENHQQNGDLTDAYKSLAHSWASGPTWGMSAYLLGVQPVEPGFATWSVKPHPADLDWSKGSVPTPHGAIDVSWAKKDGVLDLHVPAPDGTAGEVWVPRADGDGTDGSAGSTHLRTEDGYDVYRVAAGGAYSFRAEPPPVITSSVAEGACVRGVGEVTMTVADNDPQAYHAQLYTAAGRRVPTIEGSQWMPTTDSLTIPAQWEAVPDGRYYLLLSASSVSGGESTLKVEVTVDNTPPGGS, from the coding sequence GTGAGACGGGGCGCCTCGGTCGGAGCTGTCGGAGCACTGGTCGCCGCACTCGCGATGTCGACCGGCAGCGCGCTGCCCGCTGCTGCCGGCCCATCCGAGTGGCAGGACGAGGTGCTGGGCACCGGCGAGACCGACCTCGTTCCCGAGGTCGTCGCCGGCGTGTCCGGTGACGTCGCGAACGCGACCGCGCTCGTCGCCGAAGGCACCGGTTCGGCGACACTCACCTGGGACGGGGAAGGACACGCGCCGCACGTGATCCTCGACTACGGTCCGATCGTCGGCGGCCTCCCGTACTTCACCGCGGAATCGACCTCCGGCACGGTCGGCATACAGATGGCGTACAGCGAGAGCCTGAGGTACGTCATCCGGAAGTACGAATCGCGCCTCGTGAAGCCGGCCGCCGCCGGCGACGACACGGTGCACCCCACGAGCACCTCTCACCTCAGCCCGGGGCAGTCCCTGGTGATCGGCTCGGGCGACGACCAGGAGACGGTCGAGATCGTCTCCGTCGGACTCGCGGCCCAGACCTCGACGGCGATCGCGCCGATCGCCGCGGGCGCCACGCACGTCGAGGTGACGGACACCGAGGACTTCTCCGTGGGGTCGGAGCTGCTGATCGGAACCGGTGCTGCGCTGCAGTCCGCGACGGTGACCGAGGTGGGGCGTCCCTCCAGCAGGACGACCCTCGCCGTCGCCGCGGCCGCAGGCGACACGAACATCAAGCTCGGTTCGGGATCCCGGTGGCAGGCCGGCGACGTCCTCGCCGTGAACGGCGAATCGGTCACGGTGACGAGCGTCGGCACGCAGGGGCCGGCGGGCTCGGACCTCGGAATCACGCCGCTGAGGGCGGCGCAGCCGGCGGGCGCGCCCGTCGTGTTCGACGGCACCGGAGTGTCCTTCGCTCCCGCGGTGACGGAGGCGTTCCCGGCGGGGACCACCGTCCGCACTCCTCGCAGCGGTGTGGAAGTCGAACCGCTCGGGAGGTCCCACCCTGCGGACGCCCCGGTGTCCAGCACGCCCGGCGTCGCGGCCGGTGACGATGCGGGTTTTCTCGGCGCCGGCGTGGGATCGCCGCGGAACAGCGTCTTCGAGGTGACGGGCGCCGGCACCTACATCACGCCCGCGAACGCACTCCAAGGAGGCATCCGCTTCCACGCGGTGACGCTCACGACCCCGGGCACCGTCACCATCTCGAAGGTCGGGGTTGAATCGAAGTTCCCGAACTATGCCGCCGACGACTATCGGGGATGGTTCCTCTCCAGCGATGAGACGCTGAACGACATCTGGTACACCGGGGCCTATACGGTCGACACCAACATGGTTCCGGCGGGCGCCCAGAACAGCAGCACCTTCCCGGTGATCCTCGACGGTGCCAAGCGCGACCGCCGCATCTGGGCCGGCGACCTGTTCAACGCGGGGCGCTCGACGTACACCGCGTTCGGATACGGGGCGCAGGGATCCGACTACGTCAGCAACTCGATCGATGTCCTCGGCGCGCGCCAAGCGACGGACGGATCGGTGCCGGGCGAGTCCGCGAACTGGACGAGCACGCCGCCGACGGCGGATTTCTACTCCACCGCCTACTCCCTCTATTTCCCGATCGGCGTCGTCGACTACTTCCGGTACTCGGGCGATCTGACGTTCGGCATCGAGCAGTACGACCGCCTGAAGGCGCAAATGGACTACAACCGGAGCCAGGCGAACCCCGATGGCCTGATCGTGACGACGGACGCCGACGGGCGGGACTGGGACTTCTACGACGGCGGACGAGCAGGCACCGTCACCGCGACCAACGTGCTGTACTACCGTGCCTTGACCGAGGCGGCCTGGCTGGCCCGTCACCTGATCGAGAACGACCCGGACGATCCCGCAGCGGCGACCTGGGCGGCCGACAAGGCGGCGTGGGAGTCGCGGGCGGCACAGGTCAAGAAGGCGATCAACGACACCCTGTTCGATTCGGCCCGCGGCGTCTACAAGACGTCGGACGTCGACACGAACGGCCGATCGGGCGACGCCGTGCCCCAGGACGCGAACGTCATGGCGATCCTGTGGGGAGTCGCACCAGATGACAGGGTCGACGGGATCCTCGCGTATCTCAAGGCGAACCTCTGGGGCGAGCAGGGCCCGCAGCCGTTCTCGTCGGAGGCGAACAACGCGACTCTGATCAGCACGCACATCTCGGGATTCGAGCTGGCGGCGCGTTTCGAAGCCGGGAACGCGGATGACGCGCTCACGCTCATCAAGACGCTGTGGGCGCGGATGGCGGATCCCTCCAACCCGTTCTACACGGGCGCGTTCTGGGAGAACCATCAGCAGAACGGAGACCTCACCGACGCGTACAAGAGCCTCGCGCACAGCTGGGCGAGCGGCCCGACGTGGGGGATGTCGGCCTACCTGCTGGGCGTCCAGCCGGTCGAACCCGGATTCGCCACGTGGTCGGTGAAGCCGCACCCGGCCGATCTCGACTGGAGCAAGGGCAGCGTGCCCACGCCGCACGGCGCGATCGACGTGTCGTGGGCGAAGAAGGACGGCGTGCTGGATCTCCATGTCCCCGCTCCCGACGGCACCGCCGGCGAGGTCTGGGTGCCGCGAGCCGACGGAGACGGCACCGACGGCTCCGCGGGATCCACCCACCTGCGCACGGAGGACGGCTACGACGTCTACCGTGTCGCCGCCGGTGGCGCCTACTCCTTCAGGGCGGAGCCACCTCCGGTGATCACGTCGAGCGTGGCTGAGGGTGCGTGTGTGCGGGGCGTGGGGGAGGTCACGATGACGGTGGCCGACAACGATCCGCAGGCGTATCACGCGCAGTTGTACACGGCAGCGGGACGCCGGGTGCCGACGATCGAGGGCTCTCAGTGGATGCCCACGACCGACTCGCTGACGATTCCGGCGCAGTGGGAGGCGGTGCCGGACGGCAGGTACTACCTGCTGCTCTCCGCCAGCAGCGTGTCGGGCGGCGAATCCACTCTCAAGGTCGAAGTGACCGTCGACAACACCCCGCCGGGCGGGTCGTGA
- the gltX gene encoding glutamate--tRNA ligase, translating to MSSAPDPRTTTATGADVRVRFCPSPTGLPHVGLIRTALFNWGYARHHGGKLVFRIEDTDAARDSEESYQQLLDALRWLRIDWDEGVEVGGPHAPYRQSQRTDLYLEVLEKLKASGAVYESFSNAEEIDARNEANGRAKQLGYDNFDRDLTEEQKAAFRAEGRRPALRLRVPDEDITYVDLIRGEVTFPAGSFPDFVIVRPNGAPLYTFVNPVDDALMGITHVLRGEDLMPSTARQLVLYAALVDAGVTTFIPRFGHMPLVLGDGTKKLSKRDPRADLFLHRDRGFVPEGLLNYLALLGWSIGPDRDVFSLDEFVAAFDIADVNPNPARFDQKKAESINGDHIRMLEPADFAERILPYLVKDGVVGENPTDEQRALISKAAPLIQERLPLLGDAPGLLGFLFAEYVTYDEDARAGLPENAVEVLKACVDALEALPEESFDAAAIQAALSAALIDGLGLKPRVAYGPPRVAITGRRVSPPLFESMELLGKAESVRRLVALVEELS from the coding sequence ATGTCTTCTGCACCCGATCCCCGCACCACGACGGCCACCGGCGCCGACGTGCGCGTGCGCTTCTGCCCTTCGCCCACCGGTCTGCCGCACGTCGGCCTGATCCGCACCGCCCTGTTCAACTGGGGCTACGCACGCCATCACGGCGGCAAGCTCGTGTTCCGCATCGAGGACACGGATGCGGCGCGTGACAGCGAGGAGAGCTATCAGCAGCTGCTGGACGCGCTCCGCTGGCTGCGCATCGACTGGGACGAGGGCGTCGAGGTCGGCGGCCCGCATGCGCCGTATCGCCAGTCGCAGCGCACGGACCTCTACCTCGAGGTGCTCGAGAAGCTCAAGGCGTCGGGTGCGGTGTACGAGAGCTTCTCCAACGCGGAGGAGATCGACGCGCGCAACGAGGCCAACGGCCGCGCCAAGCAGCTCGGCTACGACAACTTCGATCGCGACCTCACCGAGGAGCAGAAGGCCGCGTTCCGCGCCGAGGGGCGTCGGCCCGCCCTGCGCCTGCGCGTGCCGGACGAGGACATCACGTACGTCGACCTGATCCGCGGCGAGGTGACCTTCCCCGCCGGGTCGTTCCCCGACTTCGTGATCGTGCGCCCCAACGGCGCCCCGCTCTACACGTTCGTGAACCCGGTCGACGACGCGCTCATGGGCATCACGCACGTGCTGCGCGGTGAAGACCTCATGCCGTCGACCGCGCGCCAGCTCGTGCTGTACGCCGCGCTCGTCGACGCCGGCGTGACCACGTTCATCCCGCGCTTCGGTCACATGCCGCTCGTCCTCGGCGACGGCACCAAGAAGCTGTCCAAGCGCGACCCGCGCGCCGACCTGTTCCTGCACCGCGATCGCGGCTTCGTGCCCGAGGGCCTGCTCAACTACCTGGCGCTGCTCGGCTGGTCGATCGGCCCCGACCGCGACGTGTTCTCGCTCGACGAGTTCGTGGCGGCGTTCGACATCGCCGACGTCAACCCGAACCCGGCCCGCTTCGATCAGAAGAAGGCCGAGTCGATCAACGGCGACCACATCCGCATGCTCGAGCCCGCTGACTTCGCCGAGCGCATCCTGCCGTACCTGGTCAAGGACGGCGTGGTGGGGGAGAACCCGACCGACGAGCAGCGTGCGCTGATCTCGAAGGCGGCCCCGCTGATCCAGGAGCGCCTGCCGCTGCTCGGCGATGCACCGGGTCTGCTCGGCTTCCTGTTCGCGGAGTACGTCACGTACGACGAGGATGCGCGGGCGGGACTTCCCGAGAACGCGGTCGAGGTGCTGAAGGCGTGCGTCGACGCGCTCGAGGCCCTGCCCGAGGAGAGCTTCGACGCCGCCGCGATCCAGGCTGCGCTGTCGGCCGCCCTGATCGACGGCCTCGGCCTCAAGCCCCGCGTCGCCTACGGTCCGCCGCGCGTGGCGATCACCGGCCGCCGTGTCTCGCCGCCGCTGTTCGAGTCGATGGAGCTGCTCGGCAAGGCCGAGTCGGTGCGCCGTCTCGTCGCCCTGGTAGAGGAGCTGTCGTAG